In the genome of Paenibacillus pabuli, one region contains:
- a CDS encoding metallophosphoesterase encodes MRETPHEGRKISPPRRSRHESDSENSVFPGEEKDHDPSRRSFLLRMIFMTASASLLTGGYAWLWEPRHLEIKHVELKLPKFPKAFEGLRVIQFSDAHLGFHTGLKQMEKLAETIREQQPDLICFTGDMVEREAEPMRECIPALASMQAKYGKYAVLGNHDYRGQQQREVELMFKEAGFTLLRNSHVLIERGDSRIAIAGLDDALTGRPDPLVAIKGLSREVWKLLLMHEPDYADIAAPYGFGLQLSGHSHGGQVRFPWIGALTTPRGSLKYIQGLYYAGDKHMPVYVNRGFGMTQLPIRFLCRPELTVFELKG; translated from the coding sequence ATGAGAGAAACACCGCATGAGGGCAGAAAGATCTCGCCGCCCCGGCGCTCACGGCATGAATCTGATTCGGAGAATTCTGTTTTTCCCGGAGAGGAAAAGGATCATGATCCCTCCCGGCGCAGTTTTTTGCTGCGCATGATTTTCATGACGGCGAGTGCCAGTTTGCTCACAGGAGGTTATGCCTGGTTATGGGAGCCACGTCATCTGGAGATCAAGCACGTTGAATTGAAACTGCCCAAGTTTCCAAAAGCATTCGAGGGACTGCGTGTCATTCAGTTCAGTGATGCTCATCTTGGATTCCATACCGGGCTGAAGCAAATGGAGAAGCTGGCTGAAACGATACGGGAGCAGCAGCCTGACCTGATTTGCTTTACCGGAGATATGGTTGAACGGGAAGCAGAACCGATGCGTGAATGTATTCCTGCACTGGCTTCTATGCAAGCGAAGTATGGCAAATATGCCGTATTGGGGAACCATGATTATCGAGGCCAGCAGCAGCGTGAAGTGGAGCTGATGTTCAAGGAGGCCGGGTTCACGTTGCTCCGAAACAGTCATGTTCTGATTGAACGAGGGGATTCACGTATTGCGATAGCAGGTCTGGATGACGCGCTTACGGGTAGGCCTGATCCTCTTGTAGCAATCAAGGGATTGAGTAGAGAGGTCTGGAAACTGCTGCTTATGCATGAGCCCGATTATGCAGACATTGCGGCACCATACGGTTTCGGACTGCAGCTCTCTGGACACAGTCATGGTGGTCAGGTGCGTTTTCCCTGGATTGGAGCATTGACTACCCCGAGAGGTTCGCTCAAGTATATTCAAGGGTTATATTACGCAGGGGATAAGCATATGCCAGTCTATGTGAACCGTGGCTTTGGCATGACCCAACTGCCGATTCGCTTTTTGTGCAGGCCGGAATTAACGGTTTTTGAACTAAAGGGTTAA